One window of Podarcis raffonei isolate rPodRaf1 chromosome 15, rPodRaf1.pri, whole genome shotgun sequence genomic DNA carries:
- the TRIM50 gene encoding E3 ubiquitin-protein ligase TRIM50 has product MARKMSIDQLEDQLLCPICLEVFKEPLMLQCGHSYCKICVVALSVDLESQFLCPVCRKAVDCSSSPPNVNLARIIEALHAAGSSDPNEESCPNHHNPLSLFCEQDQEVICGLCGTIGTHQHHKVTPISTIYSRMKEKLSAWMTEVQKQKGSLDEHVSRLMNNKTRIANESDVFKWVVRKQFQELHRYIDEEKARFLGRIEREAGQLIASIEVQVNQTADILQKLKELENSLEKLNNEGQLDFIRKYRSLPSRSELPRQHLADGMFSAVSFKPDFHQDDIKMMVWKRLLRKVLPAPEMLKLDPVSAHPILELSKGNTMVQCGVFFQRRGSNPDRFDYSNCILGNKGFSWGRHYWEVIVGLKSHWRLGIVKATVSRKGKLNKSPEHGVWLIGLKEGKVYEAFNNPRVVLPLSARPQRIGVYLHYEKGELTFYNADSPDELVPIYTFQAEFQGKLYPILDMCWHERGTNTLPIVLPTPTMLQVQEDDGLNAQEPTKL; this is encoded by the exons ATGGCCAGGAAGATGAGCATCGACCAGCTGGAAGACCAGCTGCTCTGCCCCATTTGCCTGGAAGTCTTCAAAGAGCCCCTGATGCTCCAGTGTGGGCATTCCTACTGCAAGATCTGCGTGGTCGCGCTTTCAGTTGACCTGGAGAGCCAGTTCCTTTGCCCAGTGTGCCGGAAGGCTGTGGACTGCAGCAGTTCCCCACCCAACGTCAACCTGGCTCGTATCATTGAGGCGCTGCATGCTGCAGGCAGCTCAGATCCCAACGAAGAGTCCTGCCCTAATCACCACAACCCCCTCAGCCTCTTCTGTGAGCAAGACCAGGAGGTGATCTGTGGTCTCTGTGGCACCATCGGCACCCATCAGCACCATAAGGTCACCCCCATCTCGACCATCTACAGCCGGATGAAG GAGAAGCTCTCTGCATGGATGACGGAGGtgcagaagcagaaggggagCTTGGATGAGCATGTCAGCAGGCTGATGAACAACAAGACACGCATTGCG AACGAGTCCGATGTCTTCAAATGGGTGGTCCGGAAGCAGTTCCAGGAACTGCACAGGTACATCGATGAGGAGAAGGCTAGGTTCCTGGGGCGGATTGAGAGGGAGGCAGGCCAACTTATCGCCTCCATCGAAGTCCAGGTGAATCAGACGGCAGACATCTTGCAGAAGCTGAAGGAGCTGGAGAATTCCCTGGAGAAACTCAACAACGAAGGCCAGTTGGATTTCATAAGG AAATACAGATCTCTTCCCTCCAG GTCTGAGCTCCCCCGCCAGCATCTGGCTGATGGTATGTTCAGCGCAGTCTCCTTTAAGCCTGACTTCCACCAAGATGACATCAAGATGATGGTGTGGAAGAGACTACTACGCAAAGTCCTCCCAG CTCCAGAGATGCTGAAACTGGACCCAGTGAGTGCGCACCCCATCCTGGAGCTGTCCAAGGGAAACACCATGGTCCAGTGTGGGGTGTTCTTCCAGAGGCGAGGCAGCAACCCTGACCGCTTCGACTACAGCAACTGCATCCTGGGTAACAAGGGCTTCTCCTGGGGGAGGCACTACTGGGAGGTGATTGTGGGCCTCAAGAGCCACTGGCGTTTGGGCATCGTCAAAGCCACGGTCAGCCGCAAGGGCAAGCTGAACAAGAGCCCTGAGCATGGGGTGTGGCTAATCGGCCTGAAGGAGGGCAAGGTCTATGAGGCCTTCAACAACCCACGTGTGGTGCTGCCGCTCTCAGCCCGCCCCCAGCGCATCGGGGTCTACTTGCACTACGAGAAGGGTGAGCTGACCTTCTACAATGCAGACAGCCCTGACGAACTGGTACCAATTTACACCTTTCAAGCAGAGTTCCAGGGCAAGCTGTACCCCATCCTGGACATGTGTTGGCATGAACGGGGCACCAACACGTTGCCCATTGTCCTGCCTACGCCCACCATGCTGCAGGTCCAAGAAGATGATGGCCTCAATGCCCAGGAGCCCACCAAGTTGTAA
- the NSUN5 gene encoding 28S rRNA (cytosine-C(5))-methyltransferase: MRERGRKSGSAVGPGLYSAAASVLAGLERREGALKTLVYGSRFQNPQLLCALVSETLRYSPVLDSILEAAGLLRAEKKLQPHLAKVLVYDLLFGKGLRGGGHGKVLVLKHRARLQAELARLKVQKKVSRNEDLLPPMAAGGAGQAPRVPRYVRVNTLKTCVSDVVDYFKRHGYSYLGKAASLEDVSSLSGKKFLLDPHLPELLIFAPQTDLHENQLYAAGHIILQDKASCLPAFLLNPLPGSHIIDACAAPGNKTSQLAAILKNKGQIFAFDLDAKRLATMSTMLVRAGATCYQLAHQDFLATDPADPKYSSVRYILLDPSCSGSGMVSRVPAEEENANLPERLQALSRFQRKMLAHALKFPALQCLVYSTCSVHQEENEDVVLDVLKQWEKEFRLVEVLPSWSQRGLATCAKAKCFLRASPKETLTNGFFVAVLERQPVGASGPSSPQEFSQAVSEVGADPCLPLKKKRRKKKPET, encoded by the exons ATGCGGGAACGCGGGCGGAAGAGTGGCTCCGCCGTGGGGCCCGGCTTGTACAGCGCGGCTGCCTCGGTCCTGGCCGGACTGGAGCGCCGGGAGGGTGCCCTCAAGACCCTGGTCTACGGGAGCCGATTCCAG AATCCCCAGCTGCTCTGCGCCCTCGTTTCAGAGACCCTTCGCTATTCTCCTGTGCTGGATTCTATATTGGAGGCTGCTGGCTTGCTTCGTGCTGAGAAGAAGCTGCAGCCGCACCTGGCAAAG GTGTTGGTGTATGACTTGCTCTTTGGCAAGGGCCTGCGTGGTGGCGGGCATGGCAAGGTCCTGGTGCTGAAGCATCGTGCCCGTCTGCAGGCCGAACTTGCCCGCTTGAAAGTCCAGAAGAAAGTGAGCCGCAATGAAGATCTGCTGCCACCGATGGCGGCAGGAGGGGCTGGCCAAG CCCCTCGAGTGCCGCGATACGTCCGAGTGAACACCTTAAAGACGTGTGTGAGTGACGTTGTTGACTACTTCAAGCGCCATGGCTACTCTTACCTGGGTAAAGCAGCCAG CTTGGAGGATGTGAGCTCCTTGTCTGGGAAGAAATTCCTGCTGGATCCCCACCTTCCCGAGCTGCTCATCTTTGCTCCACAGACAGACCTCCATGAGAACCAGCTGTATGCAGCTGGGCACATAATTCTTCAGGACAAG GccagctgcctgcctgctttcctCTTGAACCCCCTGCCGGGGTCCCACATCATCGATGCTTGTGCTGCCCCCGGCAACAAAACCAGTCAGCTTGCTGCTATCCTGAAGAACAAGGG GCAGATCTTTGCCTTTGACCTGGATGCCAAGCGCCTGGCCACAATGAGCACCATGCTGGTGAGGGCGGGGGCCACCTGCTACCAGCTGGCACACCAAGACTTCTTAGCCACAGACCCTGCTGATCCCAAGTACAGCTCTGTGAGATACATCCTCCTGGATCCCTCGTGCAGCGGCTCAG GAATGGTCAGCCGGGTGCCAGCTGAGGAAGAgaatgccaacctccctgagcgCCTGCAGGCACTGTCCAGGTTCCAGCGGAAGATGCTGGCTCATGCGCTGAAGTTCCCTGCTCTCCAGTGCCTGGTCTACTCTACCTGCTCAGTGCACCAGGAGGAGAATGAGGATGTGGTGCTGGATGTGCTGAAGCAATGGGAAAAGGAGTTCAG GCTGGTGGAAGTCCTGCCTTCCTGGTCCCAGCGGGGCTTGGCCACTTGCGCCAAGGCAAAGTGCTTCCTGAGGGCTTCCCCAAAGGAAACACTGACAAACGGCTTCTTCGTGGCGGTCTTGGAGAGGCAGCCGGTGGGAGCCTCCGGGCCCAG CTCCCCACAAGAGTTCTCCCAGGCTGTCAGTGAAGTAGGTGCAGACCCGTGCCTTCCtcttaagaaaaagaggaggaagaagaaaccagAGACTTAA
- the LOC128402767 gene encoding nuclear envelope pore membrane protein POM 121-like: protein MSRGGGASGPGWGWWPPSRRRNPREREQQQRGRRRAGGSSEGGRAWAFPAAAAAAAAASLSLLVLLLGLSGAALSLAVAAAAGGAWAAASSSAGGGSFGKEMKGPPSLPHRAFSPAVANGGPAMGGGCCYASPAPVLPERKRRQLQQQHQRGSCGDHLSASPHFMLSPRRRYPIQQAQYTSLGTLPSICWDGYRRKNRLSVHNSTLARSPVTVKIARPDSSLCRSPLLEQLASPVAFSATANSTLDPCAKETVLSALRESRKRAVEEEEEGEEDRNVPGGQESKRRRHDSSGSGQSAFEPLVANGAPASLVPKPGSLKRCLLLSHCLEEGSSKRSRTSSLSSINSLPVGGIPSSIRNAIASSYSSTRGLSQVWKRSGPSTSPLSSPASSRSQTPERPNKKARYPNASLTDDESHQSINSTPVRTDKEAPAEKNESAEMPLRSRHSSPVSPPSSGSTGKRKRKIQLLSTRREDNFTMPLPPQLGYSVTSADLDAEKKAALQWFNRVLEDKTDSTPRLSAPMTSPPSTLSFGTIPNKSTAVSLAVTAASTNPLLESLKKMQDGQSSSGLAGPGSAAETPPLSAASPSLDLGSSMPMSSPEVTKAPLLSLGVPAPLATTALSSSSSAAQPASSTCSPMAASSSELGQTPARPASAPKPSTLFGILTSPPAAPVSTTTTASPAPEAAPMFKPVFGSLVKSEGLGFSMSSTTTTGPAPATGTLPSSLAAPPVTSSSSFKPVFGAPPPPTTSALPATVAAASPFTFQPAPVPTLPASSSTTTATPGFPIPLEATVTTTAAALLSTTANSTAVSSSKAVFGFGPTMPASTAAPSSTSATAPASSQHPSLFGAPSTSGTAPLFQFGKQVAPTGPTLSPLVSSAFSQAPSCNTEAAPSTTTTTAGFSLFGNSSATTAPSATTQPPLMFGSGASAFTGGFGTASKPPPPYPTDTSQLALDTTVAESQQAATKPSAGPVSFESHFSFSQPAAQPAFGSPSQTPFSGTGPLPSFGAKSTTQPAFGATTSVFSFGTATTSATSGFGSNTQTTSSNSSAGGPVFGSSAPTPFSFGAANQAPGAVNAFGMGAAAAAGTAGPGAAPVSFSFGSGQIGAAGAAAAATPFGSSLAQNPLGAQSQSSGFAFNIPGTQESKPAFGGAPPPTFGQSSPAPGAGTVGGSTLSFGSSITPTFGSTGPPFGPPAPTFSIGAGSKTGSRQRLQARRQHTRKK, encoded by the exons ATGTCTCGGGGCGGCGGCGCGTCGGGGCCCGGCTGGGGCTGGTGGCCTCCGTCGCGGCGGCGGAATCCTCGCGAacgagagcagcagcagcggggccGGCGGCGAGCCGGAGGGTCGTCTGAGGGCGGCCGGGCTTGGGCCTTCCCCGCGGCCGCGGCGGCAGCGGCCGCGGCGTCGCTGTCGCTGCTGGTACTGCTGCTGGGCCTGTCCGGGGCGGCGCTCTCGCTGGCcgtggcggcggcggccgggGGAGCCTGGGCGGCCGCCTCGTCCTCGGCGGGAGGCGGCAGCTTCGGGAAGGAGATGAAGGGGCCGCCGTCGCTGCCCCACCGCGCCTTCTCCCCCGCCGTGGCCAACGGGGGCCCTGCCATGGGGGGCGGATGCTGCTACGCCTCACCGGCCCCGGTCCTGCCCGAAAGGAAGCGGCggcagttgcagcagcagcatcaaagaGGGAGCTGCGG GGACCACCTCTCTGCATCACCTCATTTTATGCTGTCCCCTCGGCGGCGCTACCCCATCCAACAGGCCCAGTACACCTCTCTGGGGACCCTGCCCTCAATCTGCTGGGATGGATATCGGCGTAAAAACAGGCTGTCTGTCCACAACTCCACCCTGGCCCGGAGCCCTGTGACAGTGAAGATTGCTCGACCAGACAGCAGCCTCTGCCGTTCCCCACT GTTGGAGCAGCTGGCTTCCCCCGTGGCTTTCTCTGCAACGGCCAACAGTACCCTGGACCCATGCGCCAAAGAGACGGTCTTGAGCGCTCTCAGGGAGAGCCGAAAGAGGgccgtggaggaggaggaggagggagaggaggaccgGAATGTCCCAGGtggccaggagagcaagaggag GCGCCATGATAGCAGTGGGAGTGGACAGTCTGCCTTTGAGCCCTTGGTGGCCAACGGCGCCCCAGCATCTTTGGTCCCCAA GCCTGGCTCCCTGAAGCGCTGTCTCCTCCTGTCCCACTGCCTGGAAGAAGGCTCCTCCAAGAGGTCGCGTACCTCCTCCCTCAGCTCCATCAACAGCCTGCCTGTAGGGGGGATCCCTAGCTCCATCCGCAATGCCATCGCCAGCTCCTACAGTTCCACCCGGGGCCTCTCACAG GTGTGGAAGAGGAGCGGCCCAAGCACCTCTCCTCTctccagcccagcatcctccCGTTCTCAGACACCTGAGAGGCCGAACAAAAAAGCAAGATACCCCAACGCCAGCCTCAC GGATGATGAGTCTCACCAGTCCATCAACTCCACGCCTGTGAGGACAGACAAGGAGGCGCCAGCAGAGAAGAATGAGT CAGCAGAGATGCCCCTGCGGAGCAGGCACAGCTCACCAGTGTCGCCACCTTCATCAGGCAGCACTGGCAAGCGCAAGCGGAAGATCCAGTTGCTCTCCACTCGGCGGGAAGATAATTTCACCATG CCTCTTCCGCCTCAGCTGGGCTATTCTGTCACTTCTGCTGACCTGGATGCAGAAAAGAAGGCTGCTCTGCAGTGGTTCAACAGAGTCCTGGAGGACAAGACTG ATTCCACTCCCAGACTCTCAGCGCCGATGACCTCACCACCCAGCACCCTGTCTTTCGGGACAATACCTAACAAGTCCACTGCTGTGTCGCTGGCTGTCACAGCTGCCAGCACCAACCCCCTCCTGGAGAGCCTGAAGAAGATGCAAGATGGGCAGAGCTCCTCAGGGCTAGCTG GTCCTGGCTCTGCTGCAGAGACCCCTCCGCTGTCAGCCGCTTCTCCTTCCCTGGATTTGGGCTCTTCCATGCCCATGAGCTCCCCTGAGGTGACCAAGGCCCCACTGTTGTCACTCGGTGTCCCAGCGCCCCTGGCTACTACAGCACTGTCTTCTTCCTCCAGTGCTGCCCAGCCTGCCAGCAGCACCTGCAGCCCAATGGCTGCCTCCTCTTCTGAGCTGGGCCAGACTCCAGCACGGCCTGCCTCTGCCCCGAAGCCCAGCACCCTCTTTGGGATTCTTACTAGCCCTCCTGCAGCCCCTGTGTCAACAACAACGACTGCCTCTCCTGCACCTGAGGCAGCACCCATGTTCAAGCCTGTCTTTGGCAGCCTGGTGAAGAGCGAGGGGCTGGGTTTCTCCATGAGTAGCACCACCACGACTGGGCCTGCCCCGGCTACTGGGACTCTGCCCTCCTCCTTGGCTGCTCCTCCTGTCACTTCCAGCAGCAGTTTCAAGCCCGTATTTGGGGCTCCGCCCCCACCAACCACCTCAGCTCTTCCTGCAACAGTGGCAGCTGCCTCGCCTTTCACCTTCCAGCCGGCGCCCGTGCCCACCCTGCCCGCCAGCAGCTCCACCACCACAGCCACGCCTGGGTTCCCCATTCCCCTGGAGGCCACTGTGACCACCACTGCAGCAGCTCTGCTCTCCACCACAGCCAACTCCACAGCTGTCTCCTCAAGCAAGGCTGTCTTTGGCTTTGGGCCCACCATGCCGGCCTCCACAGCTGCACCTAGCAGCACCTCTGCCACCGCACCAGCATCATCCCAGCATCCCTCGCTCTTTGGGGCCCCATCCACTAGCGGCACTGCTCCCCTTTTCCAATTTGGCAAGCAGGTTGCCCCCACAGGTCCCACTCTCAGCCCCTTGGTGAGCTCTGCCTTCAGCCAGGCACCCTCCTGCAACACAGAAGCGGctcccagcaccaccaccaccacggcAGGCTTCAGCCTCTTCGGCAACAGCAGCGCCACAACGGCCCCTTCGGCCACAACACAGCCTCCCCTGATGTTTGGGTCCGGCGCCTCTGCATTCACAGGGGGCTTTGGCACGGCTTCCAAGCCACCGCCTCCGTACCCAACGGACACCAGCCAGCTGGCTTTGGACACAACAGTTGCCGAGAGTCAGCAGGCAGCTACCAAGCCATCTGCAGGGCCTGTGAGCTTTGAATCTCATTTCAGCTTCTCCCAGCCAGCGGCCCAACCAGCTTTTGGCAGCCCCTCACAGACACCCTTCAGTGGGACTGGGCCCCTACCATCCTTTGGCGCAAAAAGCACCACCCAGCCAGCGTTTGGAGCCACCACCTCTGTCTTCTCCTTTGGGACGGCCACGACCTCCGCCACGTCGGGCTTTGGGTCCAACACTCAGACCacgagcagcaacagcagtgcagGAGGCCCGGTGTTTGGGAGCTCAGCTCCCACTCCCTTCAGCTTTGGGGCAGCCAACCAGGCCCCTGGAGCAGTCAATGCCTTTGGCATgggtgcagctgctgctgctggcactgcAGGTCCCGGAGCGGCTCCCGTGAGCTTTAGCTTTGGCAGTGGACAGATTGGGGCAGcaggggcagcggcagcggcaacaCCCTTTGGATCTTCTTTGGCACAAAACCCTCTGGGGGCCCAGAGCCAGAGCTCTGGTTTTGCTTTCAACATCCCTGGCACGCAAGAGAGCAAGCCAGCCTTTGGAG GAGCTCCACCACCCACATTTGGACAGAGCTCGCCGGCACCAGGAGCGGGCACAGTGGGGGGCAGCACCCTTTCCTTTGGATCATCCATCACCCCCACCTTTGGAAGTACCGGACCTCCTTTTG GACCCCCAGCCCCCACCTTCTCCATTGGGGCAGGATCCAAGACTGGCTCCCGCCAGCGGCTACAAGCCCGGAGGCAGCATACCCGAAAGAAGTAG